AACGTTCTAAGTGCCACTGGGTTTTTAAGCCATCGGAGTGCATGATTAACACCGCTTCGCTAGACCAGGGATAGCTGAACTCGTGAATCTTACGCACATCATGCCCAACTGTGCCGTTGTGGGAAACCATACTATGGCTACTTTGAGCAGTAAGAATTCTGCTAGCAATGTTGCCAACTCCAGTATAATGAACGACTTGGTGTTCAAAGTCTACTTCAGCGATCGCCATAGCTGCTCCCCGTGTACTCCGCAATGCCCCATGAGTTGCTTCTACAATCGCTGCTGAATTCATCGAGGCGTTTTCTTGAAAAAATCTCACGGCTGCTGACGATGCTTGAGCGGCTTGTGGGCCATGACCTAAGCCATCTGCAACTAGCAATAAACTCCGGGTAGTCTGTTGATAAGTTGCCCAAGCATCGCCGGAAATCTCTTCACCCGTTTTAGGCAGACCCACCACACCAACTTCAAGCTTGTCAGTTAGCAAGCTGTTTGATGAAGGCTTAGCCCAAAGTTGGGCAACTATTGCTGTTCCCAAATTTGGCATCGAATAAATATCGACAAAAGCTGAAAGGCGTGTGATTGCACCCAAGCCATTGCCTGGTGTCTCGCCTGTGGAAAAACCATCGCGCCAGCACTCATCGATATTCGCCATCCCTGGCCCGGAGTCTAAAGCGATGATTTCTATGCCTGCAATGTCGTTTTTGAACTTTGATTGTAGAAGTACTAGACCGTCTCTAGCGTGCTGCACCAAGTTATTAGCGATTTCGGTAACTACAATACCGACTTTCCCCTGTTGTGTCTCGTTGAAACCCAAACGACCAACAAGAGCGATCGCTTTCCGTCGCGCTTCTCCAACCTGACTAGGCTCTAAAATAGATAAGGCAACGGGGCCGATCATTATGTTGAATTACCTCCATTTAGTAATCGTGATGCAAGTACCCTCGCCAACGTGAGAAACTATGTTAAATTCATTCATCAGCCTCTTAGTTCCAGAAAGCCCCATACCTAGACCTTTGCCAGTGGTGTAACCATCTTTTAGGGCTAAATCAATATCGGCAATTCCTGGGCCAGAGTCTTCAAAAGTTAGTTGCAGACCACGGCGATTGCCTTCTTCTAGGGCTTCTAATTTTACCGTGCCACCGCCTCCATAATCTAAAGTGTTGCGAGCGATTTCGCTTGCTGCTGTCACAACTTTTGTTTGGTCTACTAGGCTAAAGCCAAGTCTTACAGCCAACTCCCGCACTGCTTGCCGAACCAAAACAATATCTGCGGGGGACTGAATGCTCATCGTTTCAACCTTTTGCATATCCAGTCTTGCGCCCAAAAGGAGATGTCCCTAACTCGGCTTGCAAGAGTGCAATACCTTTCTCAAGGTTTAAGGCTGTGCGAACATCTGTCAGGGAAAGTCCTAGCTCTACTAATGTAATAGCTACTGCTGGCTGCATTCCGACTACAACGGTTTGGGCGTCAAGCACTCGTGATATTTTGGCAATCTGCCCTAAAATACGACCAATGAAAGAATCAACGATATCTAAACCCGAAATATCTATCAACACACCACGAGCGCTTGTTTGAGTAATGCGGTTTGTCAGGTCATCTTGCAAAGTCATCGCTAGGCGATCGTGCATATCAACCTGAATCGTTACTAGCAGGAATTCTCCGATCTGAAGTATTGGAATGCGCTCCATAATTACACCTCTTCAACCTCAAGACAGCCAATCGTCAAAAAGATTTCTTCTCTCCCATGCCCATTTTCAAGACAAGTTTTAGGCGCAGTCAATTTTGCAGCCAATGCGTTTTAACGCTAAAGCAAAAGCATCCGCCAGCGATGCCTTTGTGATTATGTCAGCTAAATCTATTCCCAGATAAACGATTGTTTGAGCGATTTGGGGTCGAATGCCGCTGATAATGCAATCAGCACCCATTAAACGGGCAGCGGTAACGGTTTTGAGTAAGTGCTGAGCCGTCAAGGTATCTACAGTTGGTACACCAGTAATATCAATAATGGCTACTTCTGAACCCGTATCTACAATTTTTTGCAGAAGGGACTCCATGACTACTTGGGTACGCGCACTATCTAACGTGCCGACGATTGGTAGAGCTAAAACACCATCCCACAGCTTGACAACGGGTGTGGAAAGTTCTAACAACTCCTCTTGTTGACGCATAATCACTTCTTCACGGACTTTTTGATGCACCTCTGTTGTGAACAGCCCTAACTTATCTATAAGGGTGGTTGCTAACCAGATATCATCAACCAAAGCTGCTGCATCTTGCGCCAGTTCAGAACGTAGACGGGTAAACAAGGGTTGTTTAAATGAGAAAATAAAAGTTGCCGTTTCCGTTGGGGTAAAGCCCTTTTGGCTACGCACACGGGAAATTCCGCTCAGTGTATCTCGTACCTCTCTCCACTCAGGAGCTTGAATGTCATTCAAGTTACCTTGGTTTACAGTTTTTTTCAACGTTTCCAAGAACTCTCTGCACTCCTGGTGCAGTTCCACCTCTTTAAGCAGCCCTTTGCGGGTACTTGCGGACTTTAGCTCTTGCAGCCAGTCTGCTAACAGTTCTGTTTCGTATTTCTCCAGAATTTCCGGAATATGACTTTTGCCGCTCAAGCCCATAGCAAGGCTCCTTTTCTCTGTCTTAATAGAGTAAGTGAGTGTAAAAATTAAGTTTCAGTCCATCAGGTTAATTAACTGACTCCTCGCCGCGAACCCACCTTGCCAGGTTGGGTTGGTTAAAAATTCCTTATTGACTTTTCTAATGAGTCACGAGGTGATAGTAACCAAATATGCAGTTTCAGGTAGTTCCTTGAAGGCTAATGACTCAACTGCTTTATTATATAAATAAGGTGTAACAATAAACTTAACGAGTTACGTTACCTAGCTGACAGTTTTTCACACCACCTTTTTCTTCGCTTCGTCAGGAAAGCAAGCTTGCATTAACTTGACCTTCCATCTTCAGCTTGCTGTTTGCGAGGCAATACTG
This region of Nostoc sp. UHCC 0302 genomic DNA includes:
- a CDS encoding ATP-binding SpoIIE family protein phosphatase yields the protein MIGPVALSILEPSQVGEARRKAIALVGRLGFNETQQGKVGIVVTEIANNLVQHARDGLVLLQSKFKNDIAGIEIIALDSGPGMANIDECWRDGFSTGETPGNGLGAITRLSAFVDIYSMPNLGTAIVAQLWAKPSSNSLLTDKLEVGVVGLPKTGEEISGDAWATYQQTTRSLLLVADGLGHGPQAAQASSAAVRFFQENASMNSAAIVEATHGALRSTRGAAMAIAEVDFEHQVVHYTGVGNIASRILTAQSSHSMVSHNGTVGHDVRKIHEFSYPWSSEAVLIMHSDGLKTQWHLERYPGLLYKHPSLIAAILYRDFNRGRDDVTVLVAREGE
- a CDS encoding anti-sigma regulatory factor, with translation MQKVETMSIQSPADIVLVRQAVRELAVRLGFSLVDQTKVVTAASEIARNTLDYGGGGTVKLEALEEGNRRGLQLTFEDSGPGIADIDLALKDGYTTGKGLGMGLSGTKRLMNEFNIVSHVGEGTCITITKWR
- a CDS encoding STAS domain-containing protein, which translates into the protein MERIPILQIGEFLLVTIQVDMHDRLAMTLQDDLTNRITQTSARGVLIDISGLDIVDSFIGRILGQIAKISRVLDAQTVVVGMQPAVAITLVELGLSLTDVRTALNLEKGIALLQAELGTSPFGRKTGYAKG
- a CDS encoding STAS domain-containing protein, coding for MGLSGKSHIPEILEKYETELLADWLQELKSASTRKGLLKEVELHQECREFLETLKKTVNQGNLNDIQAPEWREVRDTLSGISRVRSQKGFTPTETATFIFSFKQPLFTRLRSELAQDAAALVDDIWLATTLIDKLGLFTTEVHQKVREEVIMRQQEELLELSTPVVKLWDGVLALPIVGTLDSARTQVVMESLLQKIVDTGSEVAIIDITGVPTVDTLTAQHLLKTVTAARLMGADCIISGIRPQIAQTIVYLGIDLADIITKASLADAFALALKRIGCKIDCA